TCCTGGTGACCGTGGCGGCGGCCGCCATCGTCGCCCGGGCGGCGTGGCAGCTCGGACCAGCGCCGGAGCGCCGAGGGAGCCCGTGAAACGCTACCAGGACATCCCGGGGGACGGGGGGAGCGACGTTCCCGGGCAGGTCGAAGCCCACCAGGCGCGCCTGAAGCGCCGGATGGCCGCCGTCCGGCACAAGGTGGCCATCCTGAGCGGGAAGGGAGGGGTCGGGAAGAGTACGGTGACGGCCAACCTGGCGGTGGCCCTTGCCCGTGCGGGGCAGCGCGTCGCGGTCCTGGACGCCGATCTGAACGGCCCCTCGATGGCCACCCTGCTCGGCGTACGGGGCGTGCGCCCGGTGCTCTGCGAGGGGGGGGTCCTGCCGGCCGTGGGACCCCTCGGGGTGAAAGTCGTCTCGATGGACCTCTTCCTCGCCGGCGACGACACTCCCCTCACCTGGCAGGGGCCCTCACAGACCGAGGCCTACCTCTGGCGGGGAAGCATGGAGGTGAACGCCCTCCGGGAGTTCCTGAGCGACGTCGAGTGGGGCGCCCTGGACTTCCTCCTCCTGGACCTCCCGCCCGGGAGCGACCGGATGGCCAACCTGGCGGGCCTCCTGCCGGACCTCAGCGGGGGGATCGTGGTGACGATCCCGACGGGCCTCTCGCACCTGGTCGTGCGGAAAGCCATCGCGCTGGCCCGGGAGGTCCTCAAGGCCCCCCTCATCGGGCTCCTCGAGAACATGGCGCCGGGGCCCTGCCCCCGGTGCGGCGAGGCCAGCGGCTTTCCCGGAGGGGCCGACTCGGCCTCGGTCGCTGAAGCGGTGGGGATCCCGTTTCTCGGGCGGGTTCCCTTCGACCCCCGCCTGGCCTCGGCGGCG
The window above is part of the Candidatus Methylomirabilis sp. genome. Proteins encoded here:
- a CDS encoding P-loop NTPase; this translates as MKRYQDIPGDGGSDVPGQVEAHQARLKRRMAAVRHKVAILSGKGGVGKSTVTANLAVALARAGQRVAVLDADLNGPSMATLLGVRGVRPVLCEGGVLPAVGPLGVKVVSMDLFLAGDDTPLTWQGPSQTEAYLWRGSMEVNALREFLSDVEWGALDFLLLDLPPGSDRMANLAGLLPDLSGGIVVTIPTGLSHLVVRKAIALAREVLKAPLIGLLENMAPGPCPRCGEASGFPGGADSASVAEAVGIPFLGRVPFDPRLASAADRGLPLVLAHPEAPAAAALAQLAADVRAYVEWRAAEAPARGEG